GGACGACCTCGGCCGGCTGATCTCGCGCGAGCAGGGCAAGCCGCTGGCCGAAGGCCGGGGCGAGGTGCTGTACGCGGCGAGCTATGTCGAATGGTTCGCCGAGGAGGCTGCGCGCAGCCACGGCGAGGTCATCCCCGAGCCGGTGCGCGGGCGCAAGATGCTGATGGTGAAGGAGCCGGTGGGCGTGGTCGCGGCGATCACGCCGTGGAATTTCCCGGCGGCGATGATCGCGCGCAAGATCGCGCCGGCGCTGGCCGCCGGCTGCACCGTGGTTGCCAAGCCGGCCGAGGACACGCCGCTGACCTCGCTGGCGCTGGTACGGCTGGCGGAGGAGGCCGGGCTGCCGGCCGGCGTGCTCAACATGGTCACCGCCTCGCGCGAGCGCGCGGCCGAGGTGGTCGACGTGTGGCTGGCCGACAGCCGGGTGCGCAAGATCACCTTCACCGGCTCCACGCCGGTGGGCAAGCACCTGGTGCGCGAATCGGCGGCCACGCTGAAGCGGGTGTCGATGGAGCTGGGCGGCAACGCGCCCTTCATCGTGTTCGAGGATGCCGACCTCGACGCCGCGGTCGCCGGCCTGATGGCGGCCAAGTTCCGCAACGGCGGCCAGACCTGCGTCTGCCCCAACCGGGTGTTCGTGCACGACGCGGTGCATTACGACTTCGTCGCCCGCCTGTCGGCGCGGGTGGCCGCGCTCAAGGTCGGGCCGGCGAGCGCGCCGGACAGCCAGATCGGGCCGATGATCAACGCTCGCGCGGTGGACAAGATCGCCGCCCACGTCGCCGACGCGGTGGAGCGGGGCGCCTGCGTCGTGACCGGCGGCGAGCGGCTCGCCGCGCTTGGCGCCAACTACTTCGCGCCCACCATCCTGGTCGGGGTGGATGCCGGCATGCGTTGTACGCAGGAAGAAACCTTCGGTCCGGTGGTGCCCGTGACCCGCTTCGAGCATGAAGACGAGGTCGTCGCCGCCGCCAACGACACCCCGTTCGGGCTCGCCGCCTACTTCTACACCCGCGACATGGCGCGCGCCTGGCGTGTGGCCGACCGGCTGGAAAGCGGCATCGTCGGCATCAACGAAGGCGCGCTCGCCGCCGAGGTCGCGCCCTTCGGCGGCATCAAGGAGTCTGGCTACGGTCGAGAGGGCTCGCGCCATGGCCTGGACGACTACACGCAGATGAAGTACCTGTGCCAGGGCGGGCTGGGCTGAAGGGGGCACCTCGGCGCAGCGGGCCGCTCCGGGCCTGCTTCCCGCGCTCCGGCTGTCCGGCACGGCCCGGAGCCGGGGCCTCAGGCGACGATCGAACGTCGACGCCGCCTGTGCAAATGATTGCCGCTCTCATCGCCGCAAACTTCGCTACGATATTGCGTCCGTGCCTTGCCGAACCGCACAGTGTTCGTGGCGCCGCTTTCATAATGTTTCCCATGGTGCACCGCGTTATCCACTTCCTGCTGATGCTTGCCGTCCTGTTCCACGCCGTCGTGGCGCAGGGGGGCTGGGCTGCGGCGGGCTCCTCGCCCAAGGCCTCGCACGCGGCGCTGCACTGGCAGGGCGCGGCTCACCATCACCGCGGCGTGGACGGCACCCACATCCATCACGACACATCGCCGGAATCGCTCAAGCACGTGAATTTCGACTGCGCGGTGCATGCCGTCGCGCTCCTTTCAGCCGGGCTTGCAGACCTGCCGCGCCTGCCCGACGCCACGCTGTTCGTCGCCACCGTGCTCGAACCGCCCGTTCCCTTCCTCGAACGCCTCAAGCGACCTCCCCGATCCGCCGCCTGATCTGAGCCCCTGCATTCCCGGCCGGCGCGTTGCGCTCCGGCGGGGCAGATCCACCGCGTGACCGCGTGGAACCCCGCGTTCCGGCGGCACACCGCTCGTTGGCGAGGACAACTTGAGAACCCAACCCTGGATGGCTGCCTGCGCGATCGCCGGCAGCATGATCTGCTGCGCCGCACTGGCGCAGACCACAGCGCCGCGGGTCGGCCTGGCGCGCGCGCTCGACGCCGCCTGGCAACGCACCCAGGCCGGCACCGAAGCGCAGGTGGCGCTGGCGCGCGCCGAGGCCGAGCAGGCCGCGGCCGACAGCCTGCTGGCCGAGCCGCCGGCGCTCGAACTGAGCCACCGCTCCGACCGCTGGCACGACAACAAGGGCGCGCGCGAAAACGAAGTCGGCCTCGCGCTGCCGCTGTGGCTGCCGGGCCAGCGCTCGGCACGCCAGGCCGCAGCCGAGGCCGGCCGGGCGCTGGCCCACGTCGGTGAAGACGCCGACCGCCTGCGCCTCGCGGGGGAAGTGCGCGAGGCCGCGTGGGCGCTGGCCGGGCTGGACGCCGAAGCGGCGGTGGCCGAGGCCCAGCTGCGCTACCTGCGCGCACTGGCCGCCGATGTCGAGCGCCGCGTCCAAGCGGGCGAATTGGCGCGGACCGATGCGATCGCGGCGCGTGCCGAGGCGCTCGCGGCGCAGGCCGCGTTCAGCGAAGCGCGCGAACGCCGCCACGCCGCGATGACGCGCTGGCAGACGCTGACCGGCCTGGATGCGCCGGCCGATCCGCGCGAGCCCGACACTGTCCCGGCCGCTGCCGGCGACGACGGCCTGCCCGCCACCCACCCCGGCCTGCGCCTGGCCGCGCAGGCAGTGGAGCATGCCCGTCGCGGCGTCGAGGTGGCGCGCACCGACCGTGCCGCGCCACCCGAGCTGACGCTGAGCTACCGCCGCGAAGTCGGCGAAAGTGGCGCCGCGGCCGAGCGCAGCATCACCGTCGGCCTGCGCGTACCCTTCGGCACTGACGCCCGCAACCGACCGCTGGCCGCCGCGGCACAGGGCGAGCTGGCGCAGGCCCAAGTCGCCGAGCTGCGCCTGCGCCAGCAACTCGCCGGCGACCTGCTGGTGGCGCGCGGCGCACTCCAAGCCGCGCAGGCCCAGGCCGAGGCCGCCCGCGAACGCGCCGGCCTGTTGCGCGAACGCGCCCAGCTCATCGACAAGGCCTTCCGTGCCGGCGAGGCCGCGCTGCCCGAGCTGCTGCTCGCCGCGTCCGCCGCCACCCAGGGCGAAGCCGGCCGCGCCCGCCAGGACGCCGCGCTCGGCCTAGCCCGCGCCCGTCTCCAACAAGTTTCCGGAATCCTGCCATGACCCCGATTTCCTCCTTCCCGCTGCGGCGCGGCTTTGCCGTGCTCGCGCTGGCCGCCGCCGGCGCCGCCTTCGCTTCGCCCGGCGCGCACGGCCCTAACGGCGAGCATCTCGATACCCCGTCCGGCGCTGTCGCCGTGTCCGCGACGCCGCGCGTCGAGGCACACTCTGAAGCCTTCGAACTGGTCGGCAAGCTCGATCACGGGCAGTTCAGCTTCTTCATCGGCCGCTACGAGACCAACGAAGCGGTGCTCGGCGCCACGGTCGAACTCGAAGCCGACGGCCTCAAGTCCATCGCCGCCTTCCGCGCGGAATCGGGCGACTACCTGGTGAGCGACGCCGCGGTGGTGGCCGCGCTCGCCAAGCCCGGCGCCCACGCCCTGCTGTTCACCGTGGAAACCGCCGACGACAGCGACCTGCTCGACGCCAGCCTGACGGTGGCCGACGACCACGCCGTCGCTCACGAAGGTGGCAAGCGCGGCCTGCCGCTGGCCTGGACCGCCGCCGGCGTGCTCGGCCTTGCCGCGGTCGGCACCGTCGCCCTGCGCCGGCGCAAGTCGGCCCCGAACCAATCCGCCCGCGGAGGCCGCGCATGAACCGCAAGTCATTCAGCCTGAGCGCGCTGGCGCTCGCCCTCGCCGTGCTCGGTAGCCCGCTCGCGTCCGCCTCGCCCGGCGCCCACGGCCCCAACGGTGAACACCTCGATGCGCCGGGCGCGGCGGTAATCGCCTCCGGCCTCGCCCGCCTGCCCGACGGCAGCGTCAACGTGCCGATGGCGGCGCAGCGCCGCATGGGCGTGCTCACCCGCTTCTCGGTGGAAAGCGAAGCTGCAGCCACGGTGGAACTCGCCGGCCGTGTCGTGATGGACCCCAACGCTGGCGGCCGCGTGCAGCCGATGTACGCCGGCCGCGTCGAAGCCGGCCCCAAGGGCCTGCCGGTAGCCGGCCAGGCGGTGAAGCGCGGCGAAGTGCTCGCTTACCTGCGCTACCAGGCCGAGCCTTACGCCCAGGCCGAGCAGCAGGCCCAGCTTGCCGAGGTGCGCAACAACCGCAAGCTCGCCGAACAGCGCGTCGAGCGCCTGCAGGGGCTGGAAGGCAGCATCCCGCGCAAGGAGATGGACGCCGCGCGCGCCGAACTCGACACCCTGAAGGCGCGCGAGCAGCGCATCGGCGCCGCGCTCGGTGCGCGCGAGGCATTGCTGGCGCCGGTCGACGGCGTGATCGCCCGCGCCGACGCGGTCGCCGGTCAGGTCGTGGAAGCGCGCGACGTGCTCTACGAGATCATCGACCCGGCGCGGGTGCTGGTCGAGGCTACGGTGGCCGACCCGGCGCTGGCCACCGGCATCGCCGAAGCGCGCGTGGTGGAAGCGCCGCAGGTCGCCTTCAAGCTGGTCGGCGCGGCGCGCAGCCTGCGCGACGGCGTGCTGCCGCTGACCTTCCGCGCGGTGCCCGATCCCAAGGCCAAAGTGGCGGCGCTGCCGCTGGCGGTGGGCCAGCCGGTGACGGTGGTGGCGGCGCTTGCCGAGCGCGCCAGGGGCTTCGTGCTGCCGGCCGAGGCGGTGGTGCGCAACAGCGCCAACGAGCCCATCGTGTGGATCAAGTCCGGCGCCGAGCGCTACATCCCGCAGCCGGTGCAGTACCGCGCGCTGGATGCCGCCCGGGTGGTGGTGACCCACGGCCTCGGCGCCGACAACCGCGTGGTGGTGCAGGGCGCACCGCTGATCGCGCAGATCCGCTGAGCGGAGAACGATCATGTTCAACTGGATCGTTCGCTACAGCCTGGCCAACCGGCTATTCGTGCTCGCGCTCGCGCTGCTGATGATGGCCTACGGCGCCTATACCGCGTGGAAGACGCCGGTGGACGTCTTCCCCGACCTCAACAAGCCGGTGGTCACCGTGCTGACCGAGGCCGGCGGCATGGCGCCGGAGGAAGTCGAGCAGCTCGTCACCTTCCCGCTGGAAACCGCGCTCGGCGGCATGCCGGGCGTGACCCGGGTGCGCTCGGTGTCGGGCGTCGGCCTGTCCATCGTCTATGCCGAGTTCGACTGGGGCACCGACATCTACCGCAACCGTCAGCTGGTGTCCGAACGCCTGTCGCTGGTGCGCGAGCAATTGCCGACCGGCATCACGCCGATGATGGGGCCGGTGTCCTCGATCATGGGCGAGGTGATGCTGATCGGGCTGCCGCTGGCGGCCGATGGCAAGGTCAGTGCCATGCAGGCGCGCGAGTACGCGGACTTCGTGCTGCGGCCGCGGCTGCTGTCGATTGCCGGGGTGTCGCAGGTGATTCCGATCGGCGGCGAGGTGCGGCAGTTGCGCGTCGAGCCGGATACGGCGCGCATGGCCCAGGTCGGCGTCAGCCTGACCCAGGTGGAAGAGGCGCTGCGCGGTTTCGCCAGCAATGCCGGCGGCGGCTTCATCGACCTCAACCGGCGCGAATACCTGATCCGCCACCTCGGCCGCGGCAACAACGTCGAGGATCTGGCCGGTCTCGCGGTGGCGTGGAAGGACGGCCGCCCGGTGCTGCTGGAGCAGGTCGCCACGGTGCGCTTCGCGCCCAGCCTCAAGCGCGGCGACGCCGGCTACAACGGCGGGCCGGCGGTGATCGTCAGCGTGCAGAAGCAGCCCGATGCCGACACCGTGAAGCTCACCGGCCAGATCGAGGCCGCGCTCGCCGAGCTCGACCACGGCCGCCCGGCCGGGCTGGCGGCGCCCAAGGTGCTGTTCCGCCAGGCCAACTTCATCGAGGCCTCGATCGGCAACGTCAGCGAGGCGCTGCGTGACGGCGCCATCATGGTGGCGATCGTGCTGTTCGCCTTCCTGATGTCGGCGCGCACCACGCTGATCTCGCTGGTGGCGATCCCGCTGTCGCTGGCGGTGACCGCGCTGGTGTTCCAGCTGCTCGGCCAGTCGATCAACGTGATGACGCTGGGCGGGCTGGCGATCGCGATCGGCGAACTGGTGGACGACGCGGTGGTGGACGTCGAGAACATCCTGCGCCGCCTCAAGCAGAACCGCGCGCTGCCGAACCCGGCGCCGGTGCTGGAGGTGGTGGCGGCGGCGAGCGTGGAGGTGCGCTCCGGCATCGTCTACGCCACCGTCATTGTCTGCCTGGTGTTCGTGCCGCTGTTCGCGCTGCCGGGCATCGAGGGCCGGCTGTTCTCGCCGCTGGGCATGGCCTACATCGTGTCGATTCTGGCTTCGATGCTGGTGTCGATGACGGTGACGCCGGCGCTGTCGAGCTTCCTGCTGCCGCGCATGAAACGGCTGGACCACGGCGACAGCCCGCTGGTGGCGAAGCTCAAGGTCTGGGACGCCAAGCTGCTGACCTGGTCCTTCCCGCGCGCCAAGCTGCTGATCGGCATCGCCGCGCTGGCGGTGGCGGCCGCGGCGGCGAGCGTGCCCTTCTTCCCGCGCGCCTTCCTGCCGGCCTTCAACGAGGGCTCGCTGGTGCTGGGCATGGTGCTCAACCCCGGCACCTCGCTGGAAGAGGCCAACCGCCTCGGCGCGCTTGCCGAAACGCTGATCCGCGAAGTGCCGGAAGTCACCCTGGTGGGTCGCCGCACCGGCCGCGCCGAGCTCGACGAGCACGCCGAAGGCGTGCATGCCGCCGAGATCGACGTCGATCTGCATCCTTCCGAGCGCGGCCGCGAGGCGGTGATGGCCGACATCCGCGACAAGCTGTCGGTGCTGCCGGCGCAGGTCGCCATCGGCCAGCCGATCTCGCACCGGCTGGATCACCTGCTGTCGGGCGTGCGCGCCCAGGTGGCGGTGAAGATCTTCGGTGACGACATCGACACCCTGCGCGGGCTGGCGGAGCAAATGCGCCAGGGCCTGGCCAGCGTGCCAGGTCTGGTCGACCTCACCGTCGAAAAGCAGGTGCTGATCCCGCAGATCACGGTGCGGCTGGACCACCGCAAGGCGGCGCAGGCCGGCCTGACCCCGGGCGAGGCGGTGCGGTTGCTGCAGGCGCTGACCGACGGTGCCCACAGTGCCGAGATCGTCGACGGCCCGCGCCGCTACGACCTGGTGCTGCGGCTGGCCGATGCGCGCCGCAGTCCGCAGGACCTCGCGCGCACGCTGATCGACACGCCGGCCGGCCGCCTGCCGGTGTCGGCGATCGCCAGCGTGCAGGAGACCGACGGCCCCAACCAGGTCGGGCGCGAGAACGGCCGCCGCCGCATCGTGGTGTATGCCAACACCGACGGCTCCGACATGGGCCGGGTGATCGCGGACGTGCGCGCGGTGATCGCCCGCACGCCGATGCCGGCCGGAAACTTCGTCACCCTCGAAGGCCAGTTCCAGGCCCAGGAGCAGGCCACCCGCCTGATCGCCGGGCTGTCGCTGGTGTCGCTGGCAATGATCTTCCTGGTGCTGTATTCGCGCTACAAGTCGGCGGTGCTGGCCGGGGTCATCATGGCCAACATCCCGCTGGCGCTGATCGGCAGCGTGGTGGCGATGTGGCTGGCCGGCGTCACGCTGTCGGTGGCGTCGATGGTGGGCTTCATCACGCTCGCCGGCATCGCCACCCGCAACGGCATCCTCAAGGTCAGCCACTACATCAACCTGTGCCGCTTCGAAGGCGAGAGCTTCGGCGACGCGATGATCGTGCGCGGCTCGCTGGAGCGGCTGACGCCGGTGCTGATGACCGCGCTGGTGGCGGCCTTCGCGCTGACCCCGCTGCTGCTGGCCGCCGATGCCCCGGGCAAGGAGATCCTGCATCCGGTGGCGGTGGTGATCTTCGGCGGGCTGGTCAGCTCCACGCTGCTCGACACCCTGCTGACCCCGGTGATCTTCCGCCTGGTCGGCGAGAAGCCCACCCGCCGCCTGCTCGAAGGCGGCGAGGAGGGCGCGGTGCAGGGCTTGCCGCAGGAGGCCTATTGACCGCCACCGCTACCATTCCGCCCGTTCGCGCACCCGCGCGCAATGAAATCCGAGGCCCGCGCGGCGCCGCCTGCAAAGTGCGCCGCACCTTCGATGGAGATATTCCGATGACAGCCCTCAAGACCCTCCTCGTCGCCGTCGCCTTCGGCGCCGCCTCCCTTGCCGCCGCGCCGGTGCTCGCCCACGGCGACAGCGCCCCCAAGCACGGCGGCATCGTCAAGTCCGCCAACGACCTGTCCTTCGAGTTGGTGGCCGAAGGCGGCGACGCTGCGCTCTATATCGACGACCACGGTTCGGCCTTCGACACCGCCGGCGCCAGCGGCAAGCTCACCGTGCTCGCCGGCAGCGACAAGACCGCAGTGGAGTTGAAACCCGCTGGCGGCAACAAGCTGCTCGCCGCCGGTGCCAGGCTGCCGGCCGGCGCCAAGGTGGTTGCGGTGATCACGACTGCCCAGAACAAGACCGCCTCGGTACGCTTCAACCTGCCCTGAGCGGGTAGCGCCGAACCGGGCTCCGGGGCCGCGCCGCTGCCCCGCCCGGTCCCGGCAAAGCGGTTGTACGGCCCCCTTCGCGGGGGCGTTCGCGCTTATGCCGAAAGGCATAAATGCGGTGCTACGGAAATATCCGTGGCCCTTGTTGCGAATCACGTTTTTCGTACAAGACCGGACGCAGCGCATGGCCGATCCTTGATGCCGACACGATGTCTTGCCGCACCCCCATCCCCGTCTGCCATCAGGAGTAGATCGACATGACTACCAGGACCAAGCGTCGCCTCCGCCGCGTGCTCGTACCCGCGGCCGCCGCCCTCAGCTGTGCCTCGGTGTTTGCCGCCGAACCCGCCGACACCCAGGACGCCGCCGACACCACGCCCGCTGCCGCGACCGCCTCCGCCAGCACGCTCGACACCGTCAGCGTCACCGGCAAGAAGCAGCCCTACCGCAAGCTCACCGCCACCGGCGCCACCAAGACCGACACCCTGCTGAAGGATCTGCCGCAGAGCGTGCGCGTGCTGACCGAGGACCTGCTGGAAGACGCCGGCGTCACCAACC
Above is a window of Azoarcus olearius DNA encoding:
- a CDS encoding NAD-dependent succinate-semialdehyde dehydrogenase translates to MPLTLTHPDLQRQQNFIANAWRDGTDGRLLPVSDPATDTVFAHVPDSTAADARAAVDAAHAAFPAWRALTGRERAQYLKRWHALILAHQDDLGRLISREQGKPLAEGRGEVLYAASYVEWFAEEAARSHGEVIPEPVRGRKMLMVKEPVGVVAAITPWNFPAAMIARKIAPALAAGCTVVAKPAEDTPLTSLALVRLAEEAGLPAGVLNMVTASRERAAEVVDVWLADSRVRKITFTGSTPVGKHLVRESAATLKRVSMELGGNAPFIVFEDADLDAAVAGLMAAKFRNGGQTCVCPNRVFVHDAVHYDFVARLSARVAALKVGPASAPDSQIGPMINARAVDKIAAHVADAVERGACVVTGGERLAALGANYFAPTILVGVDAGMRCTQEETFGPVVPVTRFEHEDEVVAAANDTPFGLAAYFYTRDMARAWRVADRLESGIVGINEGALAAEVAPFGGIKESGYGREGSRHGLDDYTQMKYLCQGGLG
- a CDS encoding TolC family protein, whose amino-acid sequence is MRTQPWMAACAIAGSMICCAALAQTTAPRVGLARALDAAWQRTQAGTEAQVALARAEAEQAAADSLLAEPPALELSHRSDRWHDNKGARENEVGLALPLWLPGQRSARQAAAEAGRALAHVGEDADRLRLAGEVREAAWALAGLDAEAAVAEAQLRYLRALAADVERRVQAGELARTDAIAARAEALAAQAAFSEARERRHAAMTRWQTLTGLDAPADPREPDTVPAAAGDDGLPATHPGLRLAAQAVEHARRGVEVARTDRAAPPELTLSYRREVGESGAAAERSITVGLRVPFGTDARNRPLAAAAQGELAQAQVAELRLRQQLAGDLLVARGALQAAQAQAEAARERAGLLRERAQLIDKAFRAGEAALPELLLAASAATQGEAGRARQDAALGLARARLQQVSGILP
- a CDS encoding efflux RND transporter periplasmic adaptor subunit, whose amino-acid sequence is MNRKSFSLSALALALAVLGSPLASASPGAHGPNGEHLDAPGAAVIASGLARLPDGSVNVPMAAQRRMGVLTRFSVESEAAATVELAGRVVMDPNAGGRVQPMYAGRVEAGPKGLPVAGQAVKRGEVLAYLRYQAEPYAQAEQQAQLAEVRNNRKLAEQRVERLQGLEGSIPRKEMDAARAELDTLKAREQRIGAALGAREALLAPVDGVIARADAVAGQVVEARDVLYEIIDPARVLVEATVADPALATGIAEARVVEAPQVAFKLVGAARSLRDGVLPLTFRAVPDPKAKVAALPLAVGQPVTVVAALAERARGFVLPAEAVVRNSANEPIVWIKSGAERYIPQPVQYRALDAARVVVTHGLGADNRVVVQGAPLIAQIR
- a CDS encoding efflux RND transporter permease subunit; translation: MFNWIVRYSLANRLFVLALALLMMAYGAYTAWKTPVDVFPDLNKPVVTVLTEAGGMAPEEVEQLVTFPLETALGGMPGVTRVRSVSGVGLSIVYAEFDWGTDIYRNRQLVSERLSLVREQLPTGITPMMGPVSSIMGEVMLIGLPLAADGKVSAMQAREYADFVLRPRLLSIAGVSQVIPIGGEVRQLRVEPDTARMAQVGVSLTQVEEALRGFASNAGGGFIDLNRREYLIRHLGRGNNVEDLAGLAVAWKDGRPVLLEQVATVRFAPSLKRGDAGYNGGPAVIVSVQKQPDADTVKLTGQIEAALAELDHGRPAGLAAPKVLFRQANFIEASIGNVSEALRDGAIMVAIVLFAFLMSARTTLISLVAIPLSLAVTALVFQLLGQSINVMTLGGLAIAIGELVDDAVVDVENILRRLKQNRALPNPAPVLEVVAAASVEVRSGIVYATVIVCLVFVPLFALPGIEGRLFSPLGMAYIVSILASMLVSMTVTPALSSFLLPRMKRLDHGDSPLVAKLKVWDAKLLTWSFPRAKLLIGIAALAVAAAAASVPFFPRAFLPAFNEGSLVLGMVLNPGTSLEEANRLGALAETLIREVPEVTLVGRRTGRAELDEHAEGVHAAEIDVDLHPSERGREAVMADIRDKLSVLPAQVAIGQPISHRLDHLLSGVRAQVAVKIFGDDIDTLRGLAEQMRQGLASVPGLVDLTVEKQVLIPQITVRLDHRKAAQAGLTPGEAVRLLQALTDGAHSAEIVDGPRRYDLVLRLADARRSPQDLARTLIDTPAGRLPVSAIASVQETDGPNQVGRENGRRRIVVYANTDGSDMGRVIADVRAVIARTPMPAGNFVTLEGQFQAQEQATRLIAGLSLVSLAMIFLVLYSRYKSAVLAGVIMANIPLALIGSVVAMWLAGVTLSVASMVGFITLAGIATRNGILKVSHYINLCRFEGESFGDAMIVRGSLERLTPVLMTALVAAFALTPLLLAADAPGKEILHPVAVVIFGGLVSSTLLDTLLTPVIFRLVGEKPTRRLLEGGEEGAVQGLPQEAY